Below is a genomic region from Candidatus Babeliales bacterium.
TTAAGATCCTCTTCGCTCAATTGCTCACGAATACAGTGTTCCATATGTTCTTTTAAAGCAGGAACGGATGTTAAAAGTAAGGATAATCCAGCAGCATTCGCATGACCGCCAAAACTCGTCAGAAGATGCTCGCCAGATTTCAATGCTTGAAAGATATCAAATTCAGGGATAGAACGGCACGATCCCTTTGCAATGCCATCCTTACTGAGGTGCAAGAGAATCGTAGGCTTACCGTAGGCACCAACTAATCGTGACGCAACCAATCCGATCACACCTGGCGGCCATGATTCGCTTGCAGCGATAATGCAATGTTCTTTTTTAAGATTAATATGCCCCGCTTCAATTTCTGCTACTACCTCGTTAAAGATAGATTTCTCGATATCCTTACGAGCCTGATTTAGCTCATACAACACTGCACCAATATGCTCTGTTTCTTTTTTATCTGTTCCCAAAAGAAACTTTACACCTTTCCGTGGATCTTCCAGGCGACCGAGTGCATTCAATTGAGGAGCCACCGCAAATCCAATATCGCTCGATGACACCGATGGTTTTATAAGATTGACATTACTGCATAACACCTGCAATGAGTAGCTCGTATTCTCCTTGACTATCCGCAACCCTTCGCGCACCCAGAACCGATTTTCACCTAATAATGGAACAACGTCTGCTATTGTACCTAACAAAAGAAACTCATAGACACGCTCAGGCAATTGCATTTTTTTGTATTCGTACAAGAGAGACATCACTTTAAAAATAACACCAACTCCAGCGAGATACTTAAATGGATATTCACAATCCTGGCGTTGTGGATTAACAATTGCATACGCATTGGGCAGCTGATCATGTGGTTTATGGTGATCTGTTATAACAACATCAATATCATTTGCCTGTGCTAGCTCAACTGCTTCGTGCGCCGTAATTCCGTTATCTACGGTAATAATCAACGAATAGCCGCTATCGATAGCTTTCCCCACAATTTTCTTCGAAAGACCATACCCATCTCTTACTCGATGCGGCAGATAAAAATTTACCTTAGCACCCAATGGCAAGAGACATTCAAGTGCAAGTGCAGTTGATGAAATACCATCAACATCGTAGTCGCCAAAAATAAGTATCTTTTCTTGTGCTTCAACCGCACGAATAATTCTTTGTACTGCCTTTTCAGCATCTTGAAGCAACGATGCATGCGCAACATCTTTCTCATACGAACTAAATAGAAACGAATCGATTTTTTCTCGCGATGTTAACCCGCGGTATTGAAGAACTTGCACAATAGGAAGAGAAAGATTGTAAAGAGATGCGAGGTCTAAACTCTGTTGTTCATCTACATGTGGCAAAAGCCACATGTACTTAGCACCCTGCAAAAAGGTGTTGGGCATGTCTATCCTCGAATAATAACATGCCCAACATAATGCTATAGATCCGCGTATGACGCAAGCTAGAAATCATTGATGCCCGTCTTCGTGATCCCATGAGATCGAAAGTTTTGGATATGGAGTGTCTGGATTGATTTTAATCACGTAATACTGGTTTTTTCTTATCTTATCTCTTGAAGTAGCAGACACGCCGGTTACCTGGCCACGCTTCGTCCAGATATCTTGTGGAGTCCAGAGATTATTGAAGGAGGGTTCTTCAGTGCCCGTTTTTTCTGAAAGAGTTGCCCTTAACCCAGTTCCGACAGCTTCAAGCCTTAACTTCCATTTACCTCTTACAACCTCTCCAAATGCAGTCGCAGTGTGCCATCGAGAATGTTTTAAATCTTTCAAATCACTGGATAAAGAACTATCGACCTCGACACAGTATTGAGCCACGGGGAAATACACATAGCCACATACAGTACCACATAATAATAAGATACCCACTAGTAAACTAATCGTAAGCTTCATAGATTCTCCTCTCAGTACACATCACATAACATCACAGTAACAAGAAGAGATTATCTAAGACAATGGTATTACTCATTTTTGGTTTTCAAAGTTGGAAAGAGAATCACATCCTTAATGGAAGTCGTATTAGTCACCAACATCGTTAAACGATCGATACCAACACCAACGCCAACGGTAGGAGGAAGACCATACTCAAGCGCACGCACATAGTCATCATCATAGTGCATCGCTTCAACATCACCCTCGCTTTTTGCTTGTGCCTGTTCCCTAAAACGCTCTGCTTGATCAAATGGGTCATTAAGCTCGTTGAATCCATTAGCAAGTTCCATGCCACCGATAAACAACTCAAACCGTGCGGCAATTGTTGGATTATCTTTATCACGCTTTGCAAGCGGAGAGACCTCAATTGGAAAATCTATGATAAAGGTTGGATAAATTAATTTTCCTTCCACCAACTCTTCAAACAATATATAGATCTTTTCATTATATGAAGCATGTTGACGCGGTACGGCAATCTTGTGCTTTTTCAAGGTAGCATCAATAAATTTTTCGGAGATTTCTTTCTCTGATAAACCACCAATCTCAATCAATGATGATCTCATCGGAATACGTGCAAATGATGCTGAGAAATCAATCGTCTGCTCACCAAATGAAACCTTTAGTGCTCCTACAGCTTCCGTCATGGCAGAACGGATCAACGCTTCGACAAATGCCATCGCATATTCGTAATCCTGATATGCCGTATAAAATTCAAGCATGGTAAATTCAGGATTATGCTTGGTTGAAATCCCTTCATTTCTGAAATTACGATTAATCTCATATACACGCTCAAAACCCCCAACAACCAATCGTTTCAAATATAGTTCAGGAGCAATTCGCAAATACAGATCCATATCATAAGTATTATGGTGCGTTACAAACGGTCGCGCATTCGCACCACCTGGAATCGGATGAAGCATTGGTGTTTCTACTTCAAGATAACCATGATCATCTAAATAACGACGTAGCTCACGGACCAACTTAGATCGAATTATAAACTTATCTTTAGTTTCTGGATTACTCATCAGGTCGAGGTACCGCTGACGATATCGTACTTCTATATCAGCAAGACCATGATATTTTTCTGGAAGCGGATGTAGACATTTACTTAAGAGGACAAACTTAGCAACCTTCAGAGTTATCTCACCCGTCTTGGTCTTAAATGAGGTCCCCGTTACCCAGACAATATCGCCCATATCTATCATGGTGTTAAAGAGGGTAAATGCCTCTTCGCCTACAACATCTTGACGAATGTAGAGTTGTAAGCGATCATCTTGGTCTTGGAGATTTGCAAAAATTGTTTTGCCGTGATGACGAATAGTCATAAGTCGACCAGCAAGCGAATATTCAACAATCTCCTGCTCATCATCAAAGCGAGAAATGATTGTTTTTGTTGTGATTCCAACAGGTATACATGGTGGCCATGCTTCTATACCCTGTTCTTTGAGCTTGGCAACTTTTTCCACACGTACATCGTGCTCACTGCGATCCGTGTCTTGCATCGTATTTTGGGACGTTGGTTTTGTATCCATAGCGCAAAGCTCTTATTAGTTACGGGTTATTTTTGCTTGACTACTGCTAAGCAGTATACAAAACCAAAGCTATTTTGCTAAGAAACGGCATTTTTATAAAGTTGCTCAACGGTATCCCAATTGACGACGTGCCACCAGGCAGTAATAAAATCAGGCCGCTTATTCTGGTATTTTAGGTAGTACGCGTGCTCCCAGAGATCGAGGGCAAGAAGAGGCTCCTTACCATAAGACAATGGCGTATCTTGATCCTGTGTTGTCATGATCTCAAGCGTATGCTCTGATGTCACTACTAACCATGTCCAGCCACTTCCAAACAACGACCGAGCCGCCCCTGTAAAACGATCCTTGAAGGAATCAAAACTACCAAATTCCTGTTCAATTGCATGTGCCACCTCACCTTGGGGAGTACCCCCACCACCCGGCTTCATGCAGGTCCAGAACAAGGTATGATTTGCAAAACCACCTCCGAAATTCCGCAGGCCATGACGAATATCTTCAGGAATCGAGTCCAGATGCCGCAATAAATCATTAATGGTTTGCTTGAAAAGTTCTGGATGTTTTTGAAGAAGTTCATTGGTCTTGTTCAAATATCCACGATGATGTCGATCATAATGAATCTCCATTGTTCGAGCGTCAAGATATGGCTCAAGCGCATCATATGAATAAGGAAGTGGAGGAAGAACAAACATGAATATCCTTTAGTTCCTTAGAGCAATATTTGCTGTTGCATCAGCGGCTTCAAAAAACTTTTTGGTAAAGTCGATCACAAGCGTGGGATCATAAAGTTTACAGCTAAAGACGTCAATATAGGCAGTGTTGGTAAAATTAGCAAAATGGCCTGAAATAAGTGAGGTTTCAATTAATTGAGTCATGGAAAATCCAGAAACTTTTTCATCATCCCCAAAGTGTACGACCTGGCATTCTCCAAATCGTCGCATCTCAATCAACTCGCATAATTGTACTACATAATCACGGATTGCATCAGCTGAACGTATCGTCTCAGGATTACAATCATGAAGATCAATACTCGTCAGCACACCCCACACCTCTCCCTGATCGTATGCTTCTTGAATTGTTTCATATGAATCGCATCGAACAGCTGCATGTACATTAATAAAACCAACTGTCATAATCAGAGCTAAACATAATTTCTTCATTGAATCACTTTTCCTTATTCAGTAATACTGCTGCGATAATACACAATATCGCCCTCGCGGGCTAAACCGAGATGCTCTCGTGCTAATTTTTCCTTATAAAATGAATCTGTTTTCCAACGATCTATTTCACACTCGAGCTTTGCCACCTCAATCCTCTGGGCGGCGATTTTATCAGATAATCCGAGATTCTCAATATGAAGTTGTCGACGAGCTTGTATTCCATGTGTACCACATAAATACATAAAAATAAAAACAACAACTTCTATACCAAAAAAAATACGAAACAGTGTTTGTTTTAAGGACAGCATACCCCGCTCCCTTTCTTAAAGAATAAACTAGCATCACCGTACTCAATTATGGTACCTTACGTACAGAGTTATCATCAAAAAAGGAATAGTAATGAAGTCAGCAATTCTCTCTGTTATCCTCTGCATGCCCATTCTTGCTCAAGAAGAACCTATCCTTGCAGACACATCACAAGAACCAGAAAATCATGATGCATTCGACAAGGAGATCTATAACTGGACTAAGACGCTCTCTGAGGCATTCCACCTCATGAAGACAAAATATTACGTTAAGAAATTTGATATCCAAGATGCAATGTCCAATTGTATCGATTCATTTGTGAGCCAAGATCCACACAGCTCCTTCATGAATCCAAAGTCATACAAAGATATCATTGACTCAACAAACGGAGAGTTTTTTGGAATCGGCGTGGTTATCTCAACAAACAAAGCCCCCGAGGAAGAATTTCTTCCTATCCTGGATACTGTTCCTGATGGCCCAGCAGATCACGCTGGACTGGTGCAAGGTGATAAGATTATTGAGATTGATGGCCTAGCGCTCAGAGGCATGACTTCTGATGAAGCAACTGCAAAATTAAAAGGTGAGCGTAATTCAAAAGTTCACTTAAAGGTCATTCGTGATGGATACGCTGAGCCACTGAAATTTGATATTACTCGTGACGTTGTCAAGGATCAAAATTCACTGTGTTACCACTTTAAAGACAATGATGTGTACTACATTCATTTGGCAATGTTCACACAAAACGCTCCGCAACAAATTGAAGCTCTTCTCCAAAAAGCTCAAAAAAAATCATGCAAAGGCATTATACTCGACCTACGCAATAACTCAGGAGGCCTTCTTCCCTCAGCAGTTGATCTTGCGGGTATTTTTATTGATAAGGGCAGTGTTGTCGTTACAACTCGCGATCGCAACAATACGATCCAGGAAACGTTCTCTACCACACGCGATCCGATCAATATCTCAGGAATACCTCTTTTTGTCCTCGTAAATAACTATACCGCATCCGCAGCAGAAATTCTTGCGGGCTGTCTTCAAACCTATGCCGATCGCATAGCACAACAATCAAAAAATAAAAAACAGGATAGATTGTTAGTTTTCCTTGTTGGCACAACTACATTTGGAAAAGGCTCTGTACAAGAAGTAATACCAGTCAGCAATGATTGCGCCGTTAAAATAACTACATCATTATATTTTTTACCAAACAACATCACGATTCAAGGTGTCGGTATAACACCCGACATAACGATTGATAGTAAGCTGCCGCCAACAGAACAGATGGTCTGGGTCAATAAACATTATGGCCGAGAAAGCGCGCTGAAACATTCCATCAAAACTAATGCGCAAGAAAAAGATGCTCAGAAAAAATCTAAAAATACTGGCGAAGAAAAAACTGAAAAAAAATCAACGAAAGAGCGTCGTAAAGAAATGATCATGCGTGATTCACAAATTCAAGATACACTTACCTGTATTAATATCTTGAACCTAAACCCGCAAGCATGGAATGCCAGAACTGATGCAATCAAACTATTGAAGAAAACATTTGTGAATGGTAACGAACTTGTTCTAGAAGAAGTAAAGGCATAATGAACCACCCACTCAATAAATATTTGGCACAAGCTGGCGTAACGTCACGGCGGAAGGCCGTCGACTTAATAAAGTCAGGCGCTGTAACGGTCAATAACCATGTCGTTAAAGAGCCTTATCATCAAGTATCCAGTGATGACACAATCAAAGTAAACGGAGCGTTAATTCATCAGATCATTGTAAAACACGTATTTATTCTCAATAAACCTAAGGGATACATAACAACCACATCTGATGATCGCAAGCGTAGAACCGTTATGGATCTGTTTGTCGACATCAAAGAGCGACTCTTTCCTATAGGAAGACTCGATAAAGACACAACTGGTGTATTACTCATCACCAACGATGGAGACTTAGCCCATAAACTCTCACACCCCCGCTACGAAGTTGCCAAAGTCTATGACGTGGTCCTTGATCGTCCATTTGAGCATAGGGATTATGAACTCATCAAGCGAGGGCTTCGACTCTCAGACGGTATAATCAAAGTGGATCACATTGTTTACAGAAAGCACAGTAAAAAGGTTAGGCTCTCACTACACAGCGGTAAAAATAGAATCGTTCGCAGGATCTTCGAGCACATCGGCTATGAGGTCAAGGCACTCGATCGAAAAGCTTACGCAGGGCTAACGCACTTCGGTCTTGCGCGAGGCGCATGGCGATCGTTGACTAAGCAAGAGCACTCAAAATTGACTGCACGCTAATATTAACGTTTCACGAATTGGAACTTACGACGAGCCGCTTTTTGTCCATACTTCTTACGTTCCTTGTTGCGAGAGTCCACGGTCAAGAGACCATGTTTACGAAGTACAGATTTAAGGGATTCGTCAGTGCTAAGAAGAGCTCGTGCAAAGCCAAGTTTGACGGCATCAGCCTGACCAGCCTTACCTCCACCTTCAACAGAAACACGAACATCGTAATGAGACGCTTCAGCGCATACTCGCAATGGAGCAGTCGCTGAGAGACGGGACACTTCGGTATCAAAATATGATTCGGCAGGATAGTCGTTAACCATCATCTTGCCCGCACCGCGGTACAGCCATACACGCGCAACGGCGGCCTTACGACGGCCTACGCCATGCCCTGATTGAATGGGAGTTTTTTTGACTGCTTTCGCTGGTTTCTTGGTGGGGCGAGCTGCCTTCTTTTGTACCATATACCGATTAATCCTTGGTTCTATGTAAAAACGGTGATCCAAAGCGATCACCAGATTCTATCAATGATATCACTAGATATGATAGCCCAACGACCTGATTTGTCAAAATGAACCTGGAGCCGATGATCGGATTTGAACCGACGACCTACTGATTACGAATCAGTCGCTCTACCAGCTGAGCTACATCGGCAGCACTGTCTTGGGTTATGGCCTTTAAGTCTACCCTTCTAAGGCTTCTTGGCAAGCCAAACACCTAGTTGCATTGAGGTAAACACTTAATCGCTTTTCCGAGATGGGCTGCCCACAATCCACACAGATACCGTATTCGCCCGAATCGATGCGATCTATTACCTGGCGAATCATATTGTACTCTTCGATTTCCTTATCCTGGAGTGAACTCCTGAGAGCCTCCATAGTCGACGAGAGAGCCTGGTCACCTATATCCTGGACCTGATCATCTGAGAACTTTTCGCTATAAAGCTCAACGAGTTCTTGTTCAAGCTGCTGTTTACGCTCCATCAGCTTATCCTTAATCCTCCCCAGATCCTGACGCACCTCTACTGAACTTTTTACCGCGCTCACTACCTACCCTTTTTTTTCTAAAAAATTCACGTAACAACTCTCCTGCTTCATGCGCTTTAACCCCACCGATTATCTCGAAAGGCAGCGTCCTGTCTCTGTATATCGAAAGTGTTCCAAGCTTGTCAAGATGAAAGCCAAACACAGGAGAATCTGCACCGTATATTACTCCTGCAAGCCGGCTTAATGCTATGGCATGCAAACACATGGCACACGGCTCTAACGTCACATACAACCAAAATCCGTCTAGTCTCCAATCCCCATTTTTTTCACCTGCCTTGCGAAGAGCAAGTAATTCAGCATGGGCGGTTTGCGTATCAGTAGACTCTACTTGATTGTGCGCACGGGCAATCAGTGTACCATGCTTGTCAACCACAACGGCACCAACAGGAACCTCATCCTTATCGAACGCCTTGTGCGCCTGCTTAAGCGCCTCTTGCATAAAACGTTCTCGGACTTTTTGGGGAATCTGCATCAAATATACTCCGCACGCATTTTAAAATCATGACTTATTATCACCAGTATATTGGAAAAAATTACCAGATAATAGTAAGCTACCTGAGTGCGGTTTTTCACTCAAAATAAGCGTTTTAAAATACGTTCACCTGAACCAACCAGTCAGGATCAAGTAATGGTAGGAGATGTGAGCATGAGTAATGACTCGGCCAATAAAACAAATAAAGAATATGGTGCCTCGTCCATTCGTGTTATGGAAGGACTCGAGGCTGTACGTAAACGTCCTGCAATGTACATCGGTAGCACAGGACCTAATGGGCTCCACCATCTTGTCTATGAAGTTGTTGATAATTCAATCGACGAAGCCCTCGCTGGCCACTGCGACACTATCATCGTTACGCTTCACAAAAACGGCGCATGTTCCGTCGAAGATAACGGACGAGGTATTCCAATCGATATGCACCCAACAGAACGCGTATCCGCTACTCAAGTTGTACTCACAAAATTACACGCTGGCGGCAAATTCGACAAAGATTCGTACAAGTACTCTGGGGGACTTCATGGCGTTGGTGTCTCAGTTGTCAATGCTCTCTCCAGCAAATTAACCGCCGAGGTTTATCGTATAGGGAAAATTCACAGTATCTCATTTGAACGTGGAAAGCCACTTTCTGAACTAACCGTAATAGGTGAAACTGAAAAACGTGGAACCCTCATTAGCTTCATGCCAGATCCAGCCATCTTTCAAGAAACTACAACATTCAACTTTGACATACTCTCAGCACGCCTCCGCGAACTCGCATTTCTTAATAAGGGCGTACACATCACGATTACCGATGAAATCAATGAAAAAGAAAATAAGTTTTTCTTTGAAGGTGGCATCGTTTCGTTCGTCGAACATATCAATAAAAAGAAGACTCCACTTTTTAAAGAGATCATGCATCTTGAAACCAACGATGATCAATATATGCTCGAGCTTGCGCTTCAATATAATGATGGCTACGGAGAACAAGTCTTCTCATTTGTTAACAATATTAATACCGCCGAAGGTGGTACCCATGTATCTGGATTCAAGTCTGCGCTCACAAAAATTTGCAATCGCAAAGCATCAGAACTCGGCGCACTAAAACCAAACGATAGCTTCTCGAGTGATGACGTCCGCGAAGGGCTGGTGGCTGTCATTAGCATGAAAGCACCAGAACCACAGTTTGAGGGTCAAACTAAAACTAAGTTGGGTAATAGTGAAGTTAAAGGTCTCGTGGATTCATGGGTCTTTTCATTCCTAGATACATACTTTGAAGAAAACCCCGCTGTCGCCAAAAAGATTTTTCAAAAGGCTGAGCTCGCAAAGCGTGCTCGTGAAGCAGCCCGAAAAGCTCGTGATCTAACACGAAGAAAAACAGCACTTGACTCCATGATTCTTCCCGGAAAACTTGCTGATTGCTCCGAAGAAGATGCAACAAAAACAGAATTATTTATTGTGGAGGGTGACTCTGCAGGTGGCTGTTTTTCTAGTGATACTAAGGTTGCACTTGTTGATGGAAGAATGGTTTCGTTTGCGCAGCTCATTGAGGAAGATAAGCAAGGCAAGCAGAATTATTGCTACACGATTACTAAGGATGGCAATATTGATATTGCACCAATCAAGCACCCACGAATCACCAAGCGCGATGCCTCTGTTATTCGCATAACACTCGATAATGATAAAGGTATTACCTGTACACCTGACCACTTATTTATGCTTCGAGATGGCTCATATAAAAAGGCCCAAGATTTAACAAAAAAAGATTCCTTGATGCCTCTCAATAGAAAACTCTCTGAGATTAAACACCGTATCACGATTAAAGATTATGAGATGGTTCTGGATCCAAAAAAACATAAATGGATCTTCACTCATCTGCTCTCGGATCGTTACAACCTCAGACATGGTACCTATAAATTAGAAGATGGTTCCCACAAACACCACATCGACTTTAATAAGCACAATAATAATCCTGAAAATCTTGTCCGCATGATTCCAGAAGATCATCTAGCACTTCACCGAAGCATGCTTCACAAAACGATTCATCGCGAAGATGTAAAGGAAAAGGCACGACAAGCGCACGCCAAACCAGAATATCGCAAAAAAATTAGTAAGCTCATGTCGACATCTAAAATGAGGTCACTCTTAAGTAGTCGAGCCAAAAAGCAATGGGAAGATGAAGAATATAAGCACTACATGACTTCTAAATTCCTCGAATTTTATCACTCCAATGCGGACTACAGAAAACAGAATAATGAACAGCTCAATCAAGCACAGCAGGAATATTGGAACTCTGAAGAAAGCCGCACCAAACAAGCACAACGTGTCACAAAATTTTTCAAAAAGCATCCTGAGCGTCGTGAAGAACTTTCTGACCTAGCAAAACAGCAATGGCAAGATCTAGAACTCCTAGAATGGCGGTCACAAAAAACCTCTGAGCAATGGACAGATGAGTTCAGAGAAAAACGAAAAAAAGCCTATAACCAAGCATATTACAAACATAGTATGGGCTTATTGAAGAAGGTGTTTGAACAAGACCACTGTTTAGATAATTACGACAAAACCCGCATTGCAGAAAACAATAAAATCCTTCTTCGCTTAGACACCGTCTGCGAACGATTCTTTGATGGAAATTATACTCAGCTCACAGAAGCAGTGAAACACTATAATCACAAGATTAAATCGATTCAGTATCTCAGTAGCAAGATTGATGTGTATGATCTTGAAGTAGAAGGCACTCACAATTTTGCTCTTGCATCAGGAGTCTTTGTTCACAACTCAAGTAAACAAGCACGTGATCGCGATATTCAAGCCGTATTACCACTTAAAGGTAAAATTTTAAACGTAGAAAAAGCACGACTCGATCGCATGCTCTCTAACGAAGAAATCAAAGCACTAATTTCAGCGATCGGCTGTGGAATTGGTGATGATTTCGATGTCACCAAAGCCCGCTATCATAAGATCGTTGTCTGTACCGATGCTGACGTTGATGGTGCACATATTAGAACATTACTTTTAACCTTGTTCTTCCGATACATGAATCCACTCATTGAAGCTGGATACCTCTATATTGCACAGCCGCCTCTTTACAAGGCAAAGATTGGCAAAAAAGAACAATATTTACAGAACGAACAAGCATTCAAACATTTCTTATTTGATTGGGCTCGAGAAAACTTAGAATTAAAAACACCACAAAAAACATTCGATGAAACAGCATGGAATGAGTTCTTTGGGTCCCTTACCGATTACTCCGACAAACTTGAAGAAGCAAGCAAACGTTTTGGACTTACTGAGGCAAACTGCCATAAACTAGTCAAATTCCTAACGGCATTTAGCTGGGACAAGGCAGAAGGGAAAACAGCACTTCGAGACAAACTCCAAGAAGTATTTACGTCGTTTAAGGTCTCTATTACTCAGCCAGAACCAATAGTTCATGAAGATGGCGCAACAGAACCAGTAGCCGATACTGACATTCATATCGTCTTCAAAAAAGACAACAAAGAATGGTCGGTACGCTTAAACTTTTTCTCATCAAGCATGATCAGGACACTTATAGAAGCATTTGCTCCACTAACATTTCTCGAAACAAAGGAGTGGACACTGGGCGTTAAAGATCGTGAAAAGGATACATCTGCCAAAGGAACCTTGAAGCTTATAAATACTATTGCAAAGTTAAGCAAGAGCTTCATGAGCGTACAGCGCTATAAGGGTCTGGGTGAAATGAATGCTGACCAACTTTGGGAAACAGCCATGAATCCAAAGACTCGCTTAATGCTCAAAGTATCAATCGAAGATGCACTCGAAGCTGATTCGTGGTTTGCTACCTTGATGGGCGATGATGTCACCGGACGGAAAGCCTATATTGAACAATTTGGACACTTTGTTAAGAATCTCGACATCTAGATTTTGATGCAACATCATCAAACAGCGATACTTAATATTTCAGGAAGCTATTATTGTCCGATCTAAAAAGATGAGGCCTCCATGAACAAAGACATTAAAACGTTCATCAAAAATAATCAGCTCATTAAAGACAGAGAGACCATTGTACTTGGGCTTTCAGGCGGCCCCGATTCAATTTTTCTACTTCATCTTCTTGCTGAATATTACAAAAAAGGAACCATTAAACTAATAGGCGCACATCTCGATCATCAATGGCGGACAGATTCAGGCAAGGACACAGAATTCTGCAAAGAATCCTGCAATGAATTGAATGTTCCGTTTGTATCTGCAACAGCTGCATCATTAAATCTTAATTTGAAAAAGGGCTCTAAAGAGGAACAGGGCCGCATCATGCGACGCTATTTTCTCGAA
It encodes:
- the rpsI gene encoding 30S ribosomal protein S9; the protein is MVQKKAARPTKKPAKAVKKTPIQSGHGVGRRKAAVARVWLYRGAGKMMVNDYPAESYFDTEVSRLSATAPLRVCAEASHYDVRVSVEGGGKAGQADAVKLGFARALLSTDESLKSVLRKHGLLTVDSRNKERKKYGQKAARRKFQFVKR
- a CDS encoding TraR/DksA family transcriptional regulator, whose amino-acid sequence is MERKQQLEQELVELYSEKFSDDQVQDIGDQALSSTMEALRSSLQDKEIEEYNMIRQVIDRIDSGEYGICVDCGQPISEKRLSVYLNATRCLACQEALEG
- a CDS encoding S-adenosylmethionine decarboxylase, giving the protein MKKLCLALIMTVGFINVHAAVRCDSYETIQEAYDQGEVWGVLTSIDLHDCNPETIRSADAIRDYVVQLCELIEMRRFGECQVVHFGDDEKVSGFSMTQLIETSLISGHFANFTNTAYIDVFSCKLYDPTLVIDFTKKFFEAADATANIALRN
- the recJ gene encoding single-stranded-DNA-specific exonuclease RecJ, translating into MPNTFLQGAKYMWLLPHVDEQQSLDLASLYNLSLPIVQVLQYRGLTSREKIDSFLFSSYEKDVAHASLLQDAEKAVQRIIRAVEAQEKILIFGDYDVDGISSTALALECLLPLGAKVNFYLPHRVRDGYGLSKKIVGKAIDSGYSLIITVDNGITAHEAVELAQANDIDVVITDHHKPHDQLPNAYAIVNPQRQDCEYPFKYLAGVGVIFKVMSLLYEYKKMQLPERVYEFLLLGTIADVVPLLGENRFWVREGLRIVKENTSYSLQVLCSNVNLIKPSVSSSDIGFAVAPQLNALGRLEDPRKGVKFLLGTDKKETEHIGAVLYELNQARKDIEKSIFNEVVAEIEAGHINLKKEHCIIAASESWPPGVIGLVASRLVGAYGKPTILLHLSKDGIAKGSCRSIPEFDIFQALKSGEHLLTSFGGHANAAGLSLLLTSVPALKEHMEHCIREQLSEEDLKQKLVIHAALKLPDLNKRTLQDMAYLEPFGNANEMPVFVLHDVSLVQAPRILKDAHVKCQIFAEGIIKPVIFFNRPDLFDVLQNMGTESFSVAAQVHENYWNGKTNIELTGIDIAV
- a CDS encoding S41 family peptidase: MKSAILSVILCMPILAQEEPILADTSQEPENHDAFDKEIYNWTKTLSEAFHLMKTKYYVKKFDIQDAMSNCIDSFVSQDPHSSFMNPKSYKDIIDSTNGEFFGIGVVISTNKAPEEEFLPILDTVPDGPADHAGLVQGDKIIEIDGLALRGMTSDEATAKLKGERNSKVHLKVIRDGYAEPLKFDITRDVVKDQNSLCYHFKDNDVYYIHLAMFTQNAPQQIEALLQKAQKKSCKGIILDLRNNSGGLLPSAVDLAGIFIDKGSVVVTTRDRNNTIQETFSTTRDPINISGIPLFVLVNNYTASAAEILAGCLQTYADRIAQQSKNKKQDRLLVFLVGTTTFGKGSVQEVIPVSNDCAVKITTSLYFLPNNITIQGVGITPDITIDSKLPPTEQMVWVNKHYGRESALKHSIKTNAQEKDAQKKSKNTGEEKTEKKSTKERRKEMIMRDSQIQDTLTCINILNLNPQAWNARTDAIKLLKKTFVNGNELVLEEVKA
- the lysS gene encoding lysine--tRNA ligase, producing the protein MQDTDRSEHDVRVEKVAKLKEQGIEAWPPCIPVGITTKTIISRFDDEQEIVEYSLAGRLMTIRHHGKTIFANLQDQDDRLQLYIRQDVVGEEAFTLFNTMIDMGDIVWVTGTSFKTKTGEITLKVAKFVLLSKCLHPLPEKYHGLADIEVRYRQRYLDLMSNPETKDKFIIRSKLVRELRRYLDDHGYLEVETPMLHPIPGGANARPFVTHHNTYDMDLYLRIAPELYLKRLVVGGFERVYEINRNFRNEGISTKHNPEFTMLEFYTAYQDYEYAMAFVEALIRSAMTEAVGALKVSFGEQTIDFSASFARIPMRSSLIEIGGLSEKEISEKFIDATLKKHKIAVPRQHASYNEKIYILFEELVEGKLIYPTFIIDFPIEVSPLAKRDKDNPTIAARFELFIGGMELANGFNELNDPFDQAERFREQAQAKSEGDVEAMHYDDDYVRALEYGLPPTVGVGVGIDRLTMLVTNTTSIKDVILFPTLKTKNE
- a CDS encoding superoxide dismutase — encoded protein: MFVLPPLPYSYDALEPYLDARTMEIHYDRHHRGYLNKTNELLQKHPELFKQTINDLLRHLDSIPEDIRHGLRNFGGGFANHTLFWTCMKPGGGGTPQGEVAHAIEQEFGSFDSFKDRFTGAARSLFGSGWTWLVVTSEHTLEIMTTQDQDTPLSYGKEPLLALDLWEHAYYLKYQNKRPDFITAWWHVVNWDTVEQLYKNAVS
- a CDS encoding rRNA pseudouridine synthase, with the translated sequence MNHPLNKYLAQAGVTSRRKAVDLIKSGAVTVNNHVVKEPYHQVSSDDTIKVNGALIHQIIVKHVFILNKPKGYITTTSDDRKRRTVMDLFVDIKERLFPIGRLDKDTTGVLLITNDGDLAHKLSHPRYEVAKVYDVVLDRPFEHRDYELIKRGLRLSDGIIKVDHIVYRKHSKKVRLSLHSGKNRIVRRIFEHIGYEVKALDRKAYAGLTHFGLARGAWRSLTKQEHSKLTAR
- a CDS encoding septum formation initiator family protein; this encodes MLSLKQTLFRIFFGIEVVVFIFMYLCGTHGIQARRQLHIENLGLSDKIAAQRIEVAKLECEIDRWKTDSFYKEKLAREHLGLAREGDIVYYRSSITE